In the uncultured Methanobacterium sp. genome, one interval contains:
- the cobS gene encoding adenosylcobinamide-GDP ribazoletransferase, which translates to MSNKDLQGKVPQSNMTSKDDESHISIHGFLGLVSFSTILPLNIHSTISEMAKFTFIWPIIGAFIGIIAGGFGWLLVYPLHLSQLLSAALIYSLAISFTGFHHLDGLVDFGDGLMAHGDPKRKIEIMRDKRIGTGGLALLLIVSLVTVTSITSLSAVYILPAIFVSEVAAKLSLVTCATFSQPLKDGTGQYFINNMDWKLLIGSVALCIILGLLGFNYLGVTGSYTGVIGILGGLVSGLIMTLITRKNFKWTNGDILGASNEMGRMLSLLFIVIFISGSV; encoded by the coding sequence GTGTCCAATAAAGATCTTCAGGGAAAAGTTCCCCAATCTAATATGACCAGTAAAGATGATGAATCCCACATCAGCATACATGGTTTCTTAGGTCTGGTATCATTCTCTACAATACTACCCCTAAATATTCACAGCACCATCTCAGAGATGGCAAAGTTCACCTTTATCTGGCCAATAATTGGAGCTTTCATTGGAATTATTGCAGGTGGCTTTGGATGGCTACTTGTGTATCCACTACATCTATCTCAACTCTTATCCGCAGCACTGATTTACAGTTTGGCAATTAGTTTCACTGGTTTCCATCACCTGGATGGTTTAGTTGATTTTGGTGATGGCCTCATGGCCCATGGAGACCCCAAACGAAAGATAGAAATAATGCGGGATAAAAGGATAGGTACCGGTGGCCTGGCCTTGCTTTTAATTGTTTCCCTGGTAACTGTTACCTCCATTACATCCTTATCTGCAGTTTACATTTTACCGGCCATTTTTGTGTCGGAAGTAGCTGCCAAACTCAGCCTGGTGACCTGTGCAACCTTTTCCCAACCACTGAAAGATGGTACTGGCCAGTACTTCATCAATAACATGGATTGGAAACTGCTCATTGGATCAGTGGCCCTCTGCATTATTTTAGGATTACTGGGTTTCAACTACCTGGGAGTAACTGGTAGTTACACTGGAGTCATCGGTATACTGGGTGGTCTTGTTTCAGGATTGATAATGACTCTTATCACCCGAAAAAATTTCAAATGGACTAATGGAGATATCTTAGGTGCATCAAATGAAATGGGAAGGATGTTATCCCTTTTATTCATAGTTATATTCATTTCAGGGAGTGTTTAA
- a CDS encoding phosphatidylglycerophosphatase A has protein sequence MKDNDVSGSIYDYMSKAGVEVPQLVEAGLELLAGVDKTEELEIRLEKQIRTSLKDINVIVLIIAGIRVEEDLLNHRIKGVDVDDDPAYLYSDEVLGMAIANQIAGTKAIFNFKRYDEAKPGTLGILGPMLDDVFAGLIAGCMSKIFEE, from the coding sequence ATGAAAGATAATGACGTATCTGGCTCGATTTATGACTACATGAGCAAAGCAGGAGTTGAAGTACCACAGCTGGTGGAAGCAGGATTGGAACTCCTGGCAGGTGTGGATAAAACTGAAGAACTGGAAATAAGACTGGAAAAACAGATTAGGACATCATTAAAAGACATTAATGTCATAGTGTTGATTATAGCCGGTATTCGAGTTGAAGAAGACCTCTTAAATCACCGAATTAAAGGTGTGGATGTGGATGATGATCCAGCCTACCTCTACTCAGACGAAGTTCTTGGGATGGCCATTGCCAACCAGATCGCTGGCACCAAGGCCATTTTTAACTTTAAACGGTATGATGAAGCAAAACCAGGGACCCTCGGGATACTGGGCCCCATGCTGGATGATGTTTTTGCAGGTCTAATTGCCGGTTGCATGTCCAAAATCTTTGAGGAATGA
- a CDS encoding MJ1244 family protein: MKVHLRVFVEVENLGKAMNALVDAGITGFYILEYKGMSPQDWKGFSIKEDPKSAIGLIKDYATDAVLVCSVVDEEKIDGIVESVMQALEGEKYTILEVPIRRIIVSKQDHEKERAETWLLEKEVPCFYCGENSVQRIRIDMNKAKIWCTNCGAARYYLIKGVEKGGS; the protein is encoded by the coding sequence TTGAAAGTTCATCTTAGAGTCTTTGTAGAGGTAGAAAACCTGGGAAAAGCTATGAATGCCCTTGTTGATGCCGGAATCACAGGGTTTTATATCCTGGAGTACAAAGGCATGTCCCCTCAGGACTGGAAAGGGTTTTCCATTAAGGAAGATCCCAAGTCTGCCATTGGGCTTATTAAGGACTACGCCACCGATGCAGTACTGGTCTGCAGTGTAGTAGATGAAGAGAAAATAGATGGTATAGTAGAATCTGTAATGCAGGCACTGGAGGGCGAAAAATATACTATTCTGGAAGTGCCTATCCGCAGAATTATAGTCAGTAAACAGGACCATGAAAAAGAAAGGGCTGAAACATGGTTACTTGAGAAAGAGGTACCCTGTTTCTATTGTGGCGAAAATTCTGTTCAAAGGATAAGAATCGACATGAACAAGGCTAAAATATGGTGCACTAACTGTGGTGCAGCCCGTTACTACCTCATAAAAGGTGTGGAAAAGGGGGGAAGCTGA
- a CDS encoding Hsp20/alpha crystallin family protein translates to MKKKRTILDKKGFVEKMMEDTAKAIDSISKDIGKSVVDYTFVPGKDILETDDSVIVHVDLPGIKKEDIDLDVTETRVRIKANFDITQEINRGSHLTLHDRKSGVIRRTVRLPKKVIPQEADAEYENGVLKIEIPKQEKTESFKVEIK, encoded by the coding sequence ATGAAAAAGAAACGGACTATTTTGGATAAGAAAGGATTTGTAGAGAAGATGATGGAAGATACTGCCAAAGCTATTGACAGTATCAGCAAAGACATCGGAAAATCCGTTGTTGATTACACCTTCGTCCCTGGAAAAGATATTCTGGAAACAGATGATAGTGTAATTGTTCACGTGGACCTACCTGGTATTAAAAAAGAAGATATCGATCTGGATGTCACTGAAACCAGGGTTAGAATTAAGGCCAATTTTGATATAACGCAGGAAATCAACCGTGGCAGCCACCTGACTCTCCATGACCGTAAATCAGGAGTTATACGAAGAACTGTTAGACTCCCAAAAAAGGTCATTCCCCAGGAAGCAGATGCAGAATACGAAAACGGTGTTTTAAAGATTGAAATCCCAAAACAGGAAAAAACTGAGAGTTTCAAAGTCGAGATTAAATAA
- the larC gene encoding nickel pincer cofactor biosynthesis protein LarC yields MVLIIDPQQAGISGNMVIGALINLGANQKTVKEIMEYYASYFGEITVNIDDVNKSGISATFVNVKCTDHKPIAYHSLLETLDEIEHEKITPPILNFAQKVFQTLAIAESHVHGVDMDKIHFHEVGAADAVADVIGASYAFHELGLSRQKIYGLPPALGGGRIKSDHGNLTVPAPATLEILKNIPAMGGPVNHELTTPTGAALLVNMVDEFSEFYPLVTNNEVAYGAGSIDLNYPNVLRLVSGTSPIPTDKISILETNLDDVTGEVLGHTVDRLMEKGALDVTIIPTIAKKNRPAHLLRVISKSSMNSIIAETIIRETGTLGVRTIPYVHRNIVNREIVPVEVDFYGQPKTVRIKVAKIGEEIVNVTVEYEDARKVSEEIEMPLKDVIRFINQKINF; encoded by the coding sequence ATGGTACTAATTATTGATCCACAACAGGCAGGAATATCTGGAAACATGGTCATAGGGGCCCTGATAAATTTAGGAGCAAATCAAAAAACAGTTAAAGAAATCATGGAGTATTACGCTTCCTATTTTGGAGAGATAACTGTTAACATAGATGATGTTAATAAATCAGGAATCTCTGCTACTTTTGTTAATGTTAAATGTACTGATCATAAGCCCATAGCTTACCATAGTTTACTGGAAACTTTAGATGAAATCGAACATGAAAAAATCACCCCGCCTATATTGAACTTTGCCCAAAAAGTTTTCCAAACACTGGCAATAGCTGAATCTCATGTTCATGGAGTGGATATGGATAAGATACATTTCCATGAGGTGGGGGCGGCTGATGCGGTGGCAGATGTAATCGGTGCCTCCTATGCCTTCCATGAATTAGGATTATCTCGTCAGAAAATTTACGGACTTCCACCCGCCCTAGGAGGAGGTAGGATAAAGAGTGATCATGGAAATCTAACTGTCCCTGCCCCGGCAACCCTGGAAATTCTTAAAAACATTCCAGCTATGGGTGGGCCCGTAAATCATGAACTCACCACACCCACTGGAGCAGCCTTACTGGTGAATATGGTGGATGAATTCTCTGAATTTTATCCCCTAGTGACCAACAATGAGGTTGCATATGGGGCGGGTAGCATTGATTTAAATTATCCAAATGTTTTAAGGTTAGTTTCTGGCACCTCTCCCATTCCCACCGATAAAATATCGATTTTGGAGACCAATCTGGATGATGTTACCGGAGAAGTGTTAGGGCACACTGTAGACCGGCTCATGGAAAAAGGTGCCTTAGATGTAACCATAATTCCGACTATTGCCAAAAAAAACAGGCCAGCTCATCTTTTAAGAGTGATCAGCAAATCCAGTATGAATTCTATTATTGCAGAAACTATAATCCGGGAAACAGGTACTCTTGGTGTTAGAACAATTCCCTATGTTCACCGGAACATTGTAAATCGTGAGATAGTTCCAGTTGAGGTTGACTTTTATGGACAGCCAAAGACAGTGAGGATTAAGGTTGCTAAGATTGGTGAAGAGATAGTTAACGTCACTGTTGAATACGAAGATGCTCGAAAGGTTTCAGAAGAGATTGAAATGCCACTAAAAGATGTGATAAGGTTCATAAATCAAAAAATTAATTTTTAA
- the queC gene encoding 7-cyano-7-deazaguanine synthase QueC → MEKSKKAISVLSGGLDSAVATSLLAKDYTVHAITFNYGQRSAEMEIKASKAICEKLGMEHTVIELPWLAQIGGSALTSSEEVPQLEMDELDDKEICDETARKVWVPGRNVVFSSIALSFAEAEGAEKIIVGWDFEEAATFPDNSKEFLDAFNNLLKIGSLDDIQIEAPLIQMDKKEIVKLGDDINAPLDISYSCYMGEKWHCGVCESCMRRKRAFELVGIQDKTDYKG, encoded by the coding sequence ATGGAAAAGTCAAAGAAAGCAATATCAGTCCTCTCTGGAGGTCTGGACTCTGCAGTAGCCACTTCACTACTTGCTAAAGATTACACTGTACATGCAATAACCTTTAATTACGGTCAAAGAAGTGCAGAAATGGAAATTAAGGCTTCAAAGGCAATATGTGAAAAATTAGGTATGGAGCACACGGTTATTGAACTGCCATGGCTGGCACAAATAGGGGGGTCAGCATTGACCAGTTCAGAAGAGGTTCCACAGCTTGAAATGGATGAACTGGATGATAAAGAAATTTGTGATGAAACCGCCCGCAAGGTATGGGTCCCGGGTAGGAACGTTGTTTTTTCATCCATTGCACTATCATTTGCAGAGGCAGAAGGGGCAGAGAAGATAATTGTAGGCTGGGATTTTGAAGAAGCTGCCACATTCCCTGATAATTCCAAGGAATTCCTGGATGCTTTCAACAACCTCCTGAAAATTGGTTCGCTGGATGATATCCAGATAGAAGCCCCTTTGATCCAGATGGATAAAAAAGAAATTGTAAAACTGGGTGATGATATAAATGCACCACTTGATATCAGTTATTCATGTTACATGGGTGAAAAGTGGCATTGTGGTGTATGTGAATCTTGTATGAGACGGAAAAGGGCTTTTGAATTGGTGGGTATTCAAGATAAAACAGACTATAAGGGATAA
- a CDS encoding V4R domain-containing protein, whose product MNDDELKKAIDFYRSLVQKEIASEKIVDGKRIGPRTLTKKDHINLKDITNPERPFLGKEVSDDLDSVYVTTFRIGNLKKPVYLSKTSYGTDVVAGIEMGTTLVKNGFIKSVDEIAVFLANYKIGILDIFKEEEIENGKKLDLRVYECIECAGLPNIGEPVCYFETGMIMGILKELTHKEVSAEEIRCWTSGYSFCHFEVVIKD is encoded by the coding sequence ATGAACGATGATGAACTAAAAAAGGCCATTGATTTTTACCGTTCTTTGGTTCAAAAGGAAATTGCAAGCGAAAAAATTGTTGATGGCAAACGCATTGGCCCCAGAACGCTTACAAAAAAAGATCATATAAATTTAAAGGACATAACCAATCCTGAACGGCCTTTTTTAGGTAAAGAGGTATCTGATGATCTTGATTCAGTATACGTTACCACATTTAGAATTGGAAACTTAAAAAAACCAGTTTATCTGTCTAAAACGAGTTATGGTACTGATGTGGTTGCGGGAATTGAAATGGGAACTACCCTGGTTAAAAATGGATTCATTAAAAGTGTTGATGAAATCGCTGTTTTTCTAGCAAACTATAAGATAGGTATTCTCGATATTTTCAAGGAAGAAGAAATAGAAAATGGAAAAAAGCTTGATTTAAGGGTTTATGAATGTATTGAGTGTGCAGGATTACCTAACATAGGAGAACCTGTTTGTTACTTTGAAACTGGCATGATAATGGGTATATTAAAGGAGTTGACCCATAAAGAAGTTTCTGCAGAGGAAATACGATGCTGGACCAGCGGTTATTCCTTCTGTCATTTTGAAGTGGTAATAAAAGACTAA
- a CDS encoding roadblock/LC7 domain-containing protein, whose product MVETKKERLDNVLSSFLQVGQIKACAIVSKEGLLISSRTPPDVDARIFSALCSTIMGAAEAASTQMKTGSVSEISLKTEKGNIVLIPAGSKAILTALTEPEAQIGLILFEMEAKAKEVEEILPSV is encoded by the coding sequence ATGGTGGAAACTAAAAAAGAGAGATTGGACAATGTTTTGTCATCATTTTTACAGGTGGGCCAGATAAAAGCCTGTGCCATTGTTTCAAAAGAAGGTCTCCTCATCAGTTCCAGAACCCCTCCTGATGTTGATGCCCGTATATTCTCAGCACTTTGCTCCACCATAATGGGTGCTGCCGAAGCTGCTTCAACACAAATGAAAACAGGATCTGTTAGTGAAATTTCTCTTAAAACCGAAAAAGGGAATATAGTTTTAATACCTGCAGGATCAAAGGCTATTTTAACTGCTTTAACCGAACCTGAAGCTCAAATTGGACTAATACTTTTTGAGATGGAAGCCAAGGCAAAAGAAGTTGAAGAGATACTTCCCAGTGTTTAA
- the oadA gene encoding sodium-extruding oxaloacetate decarboxylase subunit alpha: MTKIRLIETAFRDAHQSLLATRMRTRDMLPIAEEMDKVGFFSLECWGGATFDTCIRYLNEDPWERLRDIKELVKKTPLQMLLRGQNLVGYKHYPDDVVREFVEKSYENGVDVFRIFDALNDVRNMEQSIKVAKEQGAHVQGTISYTTSPYHTIEKYVEFAKELEALECDSLTIKDMAGLISPHDTYELVKSLKEETDLLINLHCHCTSGMTPMSYYAACQAGVDLLDTAISPLAWGASQPPTESVVAALQKTPYDTELDLKLLNQIKKYFEEIREKYSGILDPITERVDTDVLLYQIPGGMLSNFVSQLKQQNALDRYEDVLSEVPRVRKDLGYPPLVTPTSQIVGIQAVMNVLGGERYKNPSKEVKEYVKGFYGRPPAPIDPEIAHKIIGNEEPITCRPADLLEPELEKFRKEGEEKGIITKEEDVLTFTLYPAVAPKFLKGETEEEPLSPPKSDNSASTSSAMPTEYQVDVDGESFQVKVVPTGYLEIEAMEGAKPSGPVEGGVTSPMQGMILKLKVKEGDKVKEGDVVAVLEAMKMENDIHSPTSGIVQEIFVNEGDTVSTGDTLMVIK, encoded by the coding sequence ATGACTAAAATAAGGCTAATTGAAACCGCTTTTAGAGATGCACACCAGTCACTCCTGGCTACAAGGATGAGAACCAGAGATATGCTTCCCATTGCCGAGGAAATGGATAAGGTGGGATTTTTCTCTCTGGAATGTTGGGGCGGGGCCACCTTCGATACCTGCATCCGCTACCTAAATGAGGATCCCTGGGAAAGATTAAGGGATATTAAAGAGCTGGTAAAGAAAACTCCACTTCAGATGCTCCTTCGCGGACAGAACCTGGTGGGTTACAAACATTATCCGGATGATGTGGTGCGCGAATTCGTTGAAAAATCATATGAAAATGGTGTGGATGTTTTCCGAATATTTGATGCCCTGAACGACGTTCGTAACATGGAACAATCCATTAAAGTTGCCAAAGAACAGGGCGCCCATGTGCAGGGGACAATCAGTTACACTACCAGCCCGTACCATACTATAGAAAAATATGTGGAATTTGCTAAGGAATTAGAAGCTTTAGAATGTGATTCTCTTACCATAAAGGATATGGCCGGACTTATATCACCCCATGATACTTATGAACTGGTTAAAAGTTTGAAAGAGGAAACTGATCTTTTGATTAACCTCCACTGTCACTGTACCAGCGGTATGACTCCTATGAGTTATTATGCAGCATGCCAGGCAGGTGTTGATCTTTTAGACACAGCCATATCCCCATTAGCCTGGGGTGCTTCCCAACCGCCAACAGAAAGTGTGGTTGCTGCATTACAAAAAACTCCCTATGACACAGAACTGGATTTAAAACTTTTAAACCAGATTAAAAAGTATTTCGAAGAAATAAGAGAAAAGTACAGCGGTATTCTGGATCCAATCACCGAACGAGTAGATACTGATGTGCTTCTCTACCAGATCCCTGGGGGAATGCTATCCAACTTCGTTTCACAACTAAAACAGCAGAATGCACTGGACCGTTACGAGGATGTCCTATCAGAAGTGCCACGGGTACGAAAAGACCTGGGTTACCCTCCACTGGTGACACCCACCAGTCAGATTGTAGGTATCCAGGCAGTTATGAATGTTCTTGGTGGAGAAAGATATAAAAATCCTTCTAAAGAAGTTAAAGAATACGTTAAAGGATTCTATGGAAGACCACCTGCACCCATTGACCCGGAGATTGCCCACAAGATCATTGGAAATGAAGAACCCATAACTTGCCGACCTGCCGACCTACTAGAGCCGGAACTGGAAAAATTCAGGAAGGAAGGAGAAGAAAAGGGAATCATCACCAAAGAAGAAGATGTACTAACCTTTACACTTTATCCTGCTGTGGCTCCAAAATTCCTGAAAGGAGAAACAGAAGAAGAACCATTAAGCCCTCCAAAATCAGATAATAGTGCCAGTACTTCTTCTGCAATGCCCACCGAGTACCAGGTGGATGTGGATGGTGAGAGTTTCCAGGTTAAGGTGGTTCCTACCGGATATTTGGAAATCGAAGCCATGGAAGGAGCTAAACCATCAGGTCCAGTGGAGGGTGGAGTAACTTCCCCCATGCAGGGGATGATTCTGAAGCTTAAGGTGAAAGAAGGAGATAAAGTTAAAGAAGGCGACGTAGTTGCAGTTCTGGAGGCCATGAAGATGGAAAATGATATCCACTCCCCTACATCAGGGATAGTTCAAGAAATCTTTGTGAATGAAGGAGATACTGTAAGTACAGGGGATACTTTGATGGTTATAAAATAA
- a CDS encoding M4 family metallopeptidase, which yields MVPNLKNVLGISPNNQISSNKFASNQISLKNQYFGFIPPYIMGGLAREGVEEARVTIQQSRLIRRSRSKRMVDMETFLGKVKETKASRKVYDSNSTYKTRFKLVMSEGESPSTDETVNNAYNYVGQVFDYFRDVMGRNSIDNLGMDLVINVHFGEKYQNAFWDGDEIILGDGDGKLFSNFSKSLDVIAHELAHGITQFSANFKYSGQSGALHEHFSDVFGSAITQHAANQNAHDADWLIGNEIMGPELYGESIRSMSEPGTAYDNSLLGKDQQPDHMDNYYSGSADNFGVHINSGIPNKAFYLVSIEIGTEKAARIWYNSLQKLWPNANFNDAVKIIVETTRDLVKDETVPQGATQKVRTAFKKVGLPK from the coding sequence ATGGTTCCTAATTTGAAGAATGTCTTGGGAATTAGTCCAAATAATCAGATCAGTTCAAATAAATTTGCTTCAAATCAAATTAGTCTTAAAAATCAATATTTTGGTTTTATCCCACCCTATATAATGGGTGGACTGGCTAGGGAAGGAGTAGAAGAAGCCCGTGTAACCATCCAACAAAGTCGCTTAATCCGGCGAAGCAGATCAAAGCGAATGGTGGATATGGAAACATTTTTGGGCAAGGTAAAAGAGACAAAAGCCAGTCGAAAAGTTTATGATTCAAATAGTACCTATAAAACAAGATTCAAACTGGTCATGAGCGAAGGAGAATCTCCTTCAACGGATGAAACAGTTAACAACGCCTACAATTATGTAGGGCAAGTTTTTGATTATTTTCGTGACGTGATGGGCCGTAATTCCATTGACAACCTGGGCATGGATCTGGTGATCAATGTACATTTCGGTGAAAAGTACCAGAATGCCTTCTGGGATGGGGATGAAATCATCCTGGGGGATGGTGATGGTAAGTTATTTTCTAATTTTTCCAAATCACTGGATGTAATTGCCCATGAACTGGCCCATGGAATAACCCAGTTTTCTGCTAACTTCAAATACAGTGGACAGTCCGGGGCATTACATGAACATTTTTCTGATGTATTCGGGAGTGCCATAACCCAACATGCTGCCAATCAAAATGCCCACGATGCAGACTGGCTAATCGGTAATGAAATAATGGGGCCTGAGCTTTATGGAGAGTCCATACGTTCCATGAGTGAACCAGGAACAGCCTATGATAACAGTTTACTGGGAAAGGATCAACAGCCAGACCATATGGATAACTACTACTCTGGATCAGCTGACAATTTTGGTGTTCACATAAACAGTGGAATACCCAACAAGGCCTTTTATTTGGTTTCCATCGAAATAGGAACCGAAAAAGCTGCTAGAATATGGTATAATTCCCTTCAGAAGTTATGGCCCAATGCCAACTTCAATGATGCAGTGAAAATCATCGTGGAAACCACCAGAGATCTGGTCAAAGATGAGACTGTTCCCCAAGGAGCCACTCAAAAGGTTCGAACGGCATTTAAAAAGGTGGGATTACCGAAATAG
- a CDS encoding caspase family protein translates to MTGRKALCVGINKFKNLPSATLQGCVNDADDMEKLLKALLGFQAQDIVKLTDTKATKANIIKNLKDMVEGAKSGKYSYLVFSMSSHGTQVPDLSGDEPDRADEAFCPHDLAQKGNVWDPQHIITDDELRDLFIQLPENVLLEVYLDTCHSGTGLKAIDLLLDRRPRYLPPPSMEAFQEIDGKRQRGLNKALLEKGITHHILWAACRADQTSADASIGGGWHGAFTYFFCNEMNASKNKLARSAVLEKVRGDLQAGNYTQTPQLECEATVRDKIIG, encoded by the coding sequence ATGACGGGTAGAAAAGCATTGTGTGTGGGAATAAACAAATTCAAAAATTTACCTTCAGCTACACTGCAGGGTTGTGTAAATGATGCAGATGACATGGAAAAACTACTAAAGGCGTTACTGGGGTTTCAGGCTCAGGACATAGTTAAACTCACTGACACCAAGGCCACCAAGGCTAACATAATAAAAAACCTTAAAGATATGGTTGAAGGGGCGAAATCTGGGAAATACAGTTACCTTGTATTTAGCATGTCCAGTCACGGCACTCAAGTGCCGGATTTAAGTGGTGATGAGCCAGATCGGGCTGATGAAGCATTCTGTCCTCATGATCTGGCTCAAAAAGGGAATGTGTGGGATCCTCAGCACATAATCACCGATGATGAACTCCGAGATCTATTCATACAGCTCCCGGAAAACGTGCTTCTTGAAGTGTATCTGGACACATGTCACAGTGGAACAGGACTTAAGGCAATTGACCTCCTCTTAGATCGTAGGCCAAGATACCTACCACCACCATCAATGGAAGCATTCCAGGAAATTGATGGAAAAAGACAACGAGGACTAAATAAAGCACTTTTAGAGAAGGGAATAACTCATCACATACTATGGGCAGCATGCCGGGCGGATCAGACCAGTGCCGATGCCAGTATAGGTGGGGGATGGCACGGGGCTTTCACCTACTTCTTCTGTAATGAAATGAACGCCAGTAAGAACAAACTGGCCAGAAGTGCAGTACTGGAAAAGGTAAGAGGTGACCTTCAGGCAGGTAATTACACTCAAACGCCTCAATTGGAGTGTGAAGCTACGGTTAGGGATAAAATTATTGGTTAA